One stretch of Chitinophaga pendula DNA includes these proteins:
- a CDS encoding caspase family protein, with amino-acid sequence MRKALVVGINEYPGHARLRGCVNDAISVAGLLNTNADGSPNFDVMLSKDVKTKASLKSLIFDAFKGEDEVSLFYFSGHGCITDAGGYIMTPDFNRYDEGISMDEILKIVSLSPARHKVVILDCCHAGAMGTPAIATNTAAFLEKGVIILASSQQTETSMEVGGQGVFTKLLIEALNGGAADIAGEVTAANMYSYIDKALGAWKQRPVFKANIVRAISLRKTTPIVPPLELRKLSTFFPKPENEFLLDPSYEYTTEQPNEENINKFKILRRMQLVGLVEPVGEEYMYWAAMKSKSCRLTTLGAYYWKLIQSNRL; translated from the coding sequence ATGAGAAAAGCACTTGTTGTAGGAATTAATGAATACCCGGGCCATGCCCGCCTGAGAGGTTGTGTGAATGATGCCATAAGCGTCGCCGGATTACTCAATACGAATGCAGATGGCTCCCCCAATTTTGACGTCATGCTCAGTAAAGACGTCAAAACCAAAGCGTCCCTTAAATCATTGATATTCGATGCTTTCAAAGGTGAGGACGAAGTAAGCCTCTTTTATTTTTCTGGACATGGCTGCATAACTGATGCCGGTGGCTATATCATGACACCCGATTTTAACCGCTATGATGAAGGCATCTCAATGGACGAAATACTGAAAATAGTAAGCCTCTCTCCGGCGAGACATAAAGTTGTTATCCTCGACTGTTGCCATGCCGGCGCAATGGGAACACCTGCAATAGCTACTAATACCGCTGCCTTCCTGGAAAAAGGTGTCATTATCCTAGCCTCCAGCCAGCAAACAGAAACGTCTATGGAGGTTGGTGGACAGGGAGTATTTACCAAATTACTGATAGAAGCGCTGAACGGGGGCGCCGCAGACATAGCCGGCGAAGTAACCGCTGCCAATATGTACAGCTACATAGACAAAGCATTAGGTGCCTGGAAACAACGTCCCGTATTTAAAGCCAATATCGTACGGGCCATCAGCCTGCGGAAGACAACACCAATAGTACCTCCCCTGGAACTAAGGAAACTATCTACCTTCTTCCCTAAACCAGAAAACGAGTTCTTACTGGACCCCAGCTATGAATACACCACCGAACAACCAAATGAAGAAAATATCAACAAATTCAAAATATTACGCAGGATGCAACTAGTAGGTCTCGTAGAACCGGTAGGAGAAGAGTATATGTACTGGGCAGCAATGAAAAGCAAAAGTTGCCGCCTGACGACACTGGGGGCTTATTACTGGAAGCTGATCCAGAGCAACAGATTGTGA
- a CDS encoding SUMF1/EgtB/PvdO family nonheme iron enzyme, translating into MIGRYKYDVAISVAEEDCQVADLVAPALRKENLSVYYYRDEDNAGQNIMGITMEVYGKQSRSVLVVTSKRSVKKYWAKVELQMVLNRAKEEGTPIVQLKLDNTPIDGISNHTLHYNWENNPEQIAVGIKEKIKKYKRTERVRAISRIAPVLLLALALIWSLSYQRSIDKQKHIQPLMQTAFASPVGKKMAIVPNGISANINPFFISATEVTITEYREFCQEQKMDMPPQDPLSDGNTPVTNITWSEALAYCKWKKGRLPTETEWEYAASAGQTAKYSGGNNAAKVAVYRQDHPEQVATKVANDFGLFDMTGNVAEWCNDWIDAAETWKAVRGGAYIDRISPLNELAVSFRSKEHPDTRSPYIGFRVAWDE; encoded by the coding sequence ATGATAGGCCGATACAAATACGATGTAGCGATATCAGTGGCAGAAGAAGATTGTCAGGTGGCAGACCTGGTTGCGCCAGCGTTGAGAAAGGAAAATTTAAGCGTTTACTATTACAGAGATGAAGACAATGCCGGCCAAAACATTATGGGTATCACAATGGAGGTCTACGGAAAGCAATCTCGTAGTGTGTTGGTTGTAACAAGTAAGCGCTCTGTCAAAAAGTATTGGGCGAAAGTAGAGCTACAAATGGTACTTAATCGCGCAAAAGAGGAAGGAACTCCTATAGTGCAGCTTAAGCTGGACAATACTCCTATAGATGGAATTTCCAACCACACCTTGCACTATAATTGGGAAAATAACCCTGAACAAATAGCTGTCGGAATAAAAGAGAAAATAAAAAAATACAAGCGGACAGAGAGAGTACGTGCCATCAGCCGTATTGCCCCTGTCTTGTTATTGGCACTGGCACTAATATGGTCATTGAGCTATCAGCGATCGATTGATAAACAGAAACACATACAACCATTGATGCAAACAGCTTTCGCGAGCCCGGTAGGTAAGAAGATGGCCATCGTACCCAACGGTATCAGCGCTAATATCAATCCCTTTTTTATCAGCGCTACCGAGGTGACAATAACTGAATATCGGGAATTCTGCCAGGAACAGAAAATGGATATGCCCCCGCAAGACCCCCTGTCAGATGGAAATACGCCAGTCACAAATATCACCTGGTCCGAAGCCTTGGCCTATTGTAAATGGAAAAAAGGCCGCCTGCCTACCGAAACCGAATGGGAATACGCAGCAAGCGCAGGCCAAACCGCTAAATACAGTGGTGGTAATAATGCGGCTAAAGTCGCTGTCTACAGGCAAGACCACCCGGAACAGGTAGCAACAAAAGTAGCGAATGACTTCGGCCTCTTTGATATGACCGGTAATGTCGCAGAATGGTGTAATGATTGGATCGATGCCGCCGAAACCTGGAAGGCAGTAAGAGGGGGCGCCTATATAGACAGGATCAGCCCCCTCAACGAACTGGCGGTTAGCTTCCGCTCCAAAGAACATCCCGACACCAGGTCCCCCTATATTGGTTTCCGGGTCGCCTGGGACGAATAA